From Bradyrhizobium sp. sBnM-33:
ACGCACGGGCGGAGTGCCTTCTTCGAGATATTTCTAGGGAGCGTCGCAAAAGCGATCGTGGATGACGTACCTTGCGATGCCCTCGTTATCCGAAAAGCGAGCGCAGCGATCGAAACCTAATCAGAGCATGCTGTCTGTACGGAGCTGTTCCATCGAACGACCAACTCCATCGGGCGACGACGTCGCAGGCCGCGTGCAGAAAGCGGCGCCTCGATGCGAGAGTACGGCGACCGCCTCTCCCCTGAATTGTGATAACCACCTATGACCGAATTAGCATATTCCGCGACTGCAGGTTTATGCTCATACGGGCGAGGTGCGACAATGTCCGCGCGCCCATCTTCTTCAGCACAGCTGCGCGATGATGCTCGGCTGTCCGGGTGCTGATCCCGAGCTTTGTAGCGAGCAGCTTCGTCGGCATCCCTTCAGCCAGCAGCGCCATCACCTCCTGTTCGCGGGGCGTGAGCGACCGGTAGCTGGCCTCGACAGCCGCAGACGTTGCTTCCTCGGCAGCCAGTTCGCTGACGCGCTGGTGTGCTTCCTCCAGAGTCTGAAGGAGCTCCGCCGGCTCGAACGGCTTCTCGAGAAAGTGCAGCGCCCCCGCCCGCATGGCCTTGACGGCGAGCGGCACATCGCCATGGCCAGTGATCATGACCACCACCGGGCGCACCGGCCCCTGTTGCAGCTCTCGCACGAGATCCAACCCGCTCATTCCCGGCAAGCGCACGTCGACCAGCAAGCATAACGGCATGCTCAGCCTGACTTCCGCGAGGAATTCTTCGGCCGAGGCGTAGGTGCGCGCTTCCATCCCCGCCGTATGCAACAGTACTTTGAGGGCTTCGCAGACATCGGCTTCATCGTCGATGACGTGCACGACGTGTTTATGCCCCATGGCTCGCCTCCGGGCTCAAGGGAAGCTCGATCGTGAACCGCGCCCCGCCATCCGGCCGGATGC
This genomic window contains:
- a CDS encoding response regulator transcription factor: MHVIDDEADVCEALKVLLHTAGMEARTYASAEEFLAEVRLSMPLCLLVDVRLPGMSGLDLVRELQQGPVRPVVVMITGHGDVPLAVKAMRAGALHFLEKPFEPAELLQTLEEAHQRVSELAAEEATSAAVEASYRSLTPREQEVMALLAEGMPTKLLATKLGISTRTAEHHRAAVLKKMGARTLSHLARMSINLQSRNMLIRS